A single genomic interval of Festucalex cinctus isolate MCC-2025b chromosome 16, RoL_Fcin_1.0, whole genome shotgun sequence harbors:
- the LOC144003107 gene encoding RAS guanyl-releasing protein 2 produces MEPTTCEQSTTVDDLVEACIRAFDEKGVLGDPSLVRMFLMMHPWYIPSTDMAAKLVHKSQEDGCTAERRSRICHLVKYWISEFPAEFDLNPELAEQMKGFKDLLSTEGNERQSQLIDIESVPSYEWKRQVTQRVPSVSKKRKMSLLFDHLDSCELAEHLTYLEYKSFCKILFQDYHSFVMHGCTVDNPVLERFITLFNSVSQWIQLMVLSKPTAPQRASVISHFIRVAQKLLQLQNFNTLMAVVGGLSNSSISRLKDTQAHVSAETNKVFNSLIELVTSCGNYTQYRKRFSESSGFRFPILGVHLKDLIAVHVALPDWTDKEKTRVNLAKTQQLYVILQELAMIQNTPPNVDANTDLLNLLTVSLDQYHTEEEIYQMSLQREPRKSAQNSNPAPAPDPKSTVIDEWAVSVKPNADPTVIKTHIEKMVESVFKNFDTDGDGHISRDEFEAIRNNFPYLSKFGELDKNQDGKISREEMIDYFMRASSLLNCKMGFIHTFAEATYVKPTFCEHCAGFIWGFYKQGYKCKACGVNCHKACRSRLAVECRKRTKSISHETPPALQARSYSFPPPANPPPNLQNTVIAEEDLEVVEEGIFDVHL; encoded by the exons ATGGAGCCCACCACGTGTGAGCAGTCAACTACAGTGGACGACTTGGTGGAGGCGTGCATACGAGCGTTCG atgagAAGGGGGTATTGGGGGACCCTTCCCTGGTGCGTATGTTCCTCATGATGCACCCTTGGTACATCCCATCGACTGACATGGCTGCCAAGTTGGTGCACAA ATCTCAAGAGGATGGCTGCACGGCAGAGCGTCGAAGCAGAATATGCCACCTTGTCAA GTATTGGATCTCCGAATTTCCCGCCGAGTTCGATTTGAACCCGGAGCTGGCCGAGCAGATGAAGGGCTTTAAAGACCTCCTAAGCACGGAGGGCAACGAGCGCCAGAGCCAGCTGATTGACATCGAGAGCGT GCCGTCTTACGAATGGAAGCGTCAGGTGACTCAGCGTGTCCCGTCCGTctccaaaaagagaaaaatgtctTTGCTCTTTGACCACCTTGACTCCTGTGAACTGGCTGAGCACCTGACCTACCTGGAGTACAAATCCTTCTGCAAGATTTTG tttcaggATTACCACAGCTTTGTGATGCACGGCTGCACGGTGGACAACCCCGTGCTGGAGCGCTTCATCACGCTTTTCAACAGCGTCTCCCAGTGGATCCAGCTCATGGTGCTCAGTAAGCCCACGGCGCCTCAGAGAGCCTCGGTCATCTCGCACTTTATCAGGGTCGCACAG AAACTCCTGCAGCTGCAGAACTTCAACACACTGATGGCGGTGGTGGGCGGCCTTAGCAACAGCTCCATTTCACGACTCAAAGACACGCAAGCGCACGTCAGTGCTGAAACTAACAAG GTTTTTAACAGTCTCATCGAGCTTGTGACGTCATGCGGCAACTACACGCAGTACCGAAAACGCTTCTCTGAAAGCTCCGGCTTTCGATTTCCCATCCTGGGCGTGCACCTGAAAGATCTGATCGCCGTGCACGTGGCGCTGCCGGACTGGACTGACAAGGAGAAGACGCGGGTCAACTTGGCCAAAACCCAACAGCTGTACGTCATCCTGCAGGAGCTGGCAATGATACAGAACACGCCGCCCAACGTGGACGCCAACACGGACCTCCTGAACCTCTTGACA GTATCTCTGGACCAGTATCATACAGAGGAGGAGATCTACCAGATGTCTTTGCAGAGGGAACCTCGCAAGTCGGCG CAGAACTCCAACCCCGCTCCAGCTCCGGACCCAAAGTCTACCGTGATCGATGAGTGGGCTGTGTCGGTGAAGCCCAACGCTGACCCAACAGTCATTAAGACGCACATTGAGAAGATGGTGGAG TCCGTCTTCAAGAACTTCGACACGGATGGCGACGGCCACATATCCAGGGATGAATTTGAGGCCATCAGGAACAACTTTCCTTACCTCAGCAAGTTCGGAGAACTGGACAAGAACCA AGATGGCAAAATCAGCCGAGAGGAGATGATCGACTACTTCATGAGGGCCAGCTCGCTTCTCAACTGCAAGATGGGCTTCATCCACACCTTCGCCGAGGCCACCTACGTCAAGCCCACCTTCTGCGAGCACTGCGCCGGCTTT ATCTGGGGCTTCTACAAGCAGGGCTACAAGTGTAAAG CCTGCGGGGTCAACTGCCACAAGGCCTGCCGGAGCCGCCTGGCCGTCGAGTGCCGGAAGAGAACCAAGAGCATCAGCCACGAGACGCCGCCGGCTCTGCAGGCCAGATCTTACAGCTTCCCGCCACCTGCCAACCCTCCACCTAACCTCCAGAACACGG taatCGCTGAGGAGGATTTAGAGGTCGTGGAAGAAGGCATATTTGATGTTCACCTATAA